A DNA window from Phragmites australis chromosome 11, lpPhrAust1.1, whole genome shotgun sequence contains the following coding sequences:
- the LOC133885823 gene encoding cytochrome b5 gives MSKVYTLEEVAKHNTKDDCWLIIGGKVYNVTKFLEDHPGGDDVLLSSTAKDATDDFEDVGHSSTARAMMHEYYLGDIDSSTIPARTKYVPPKQPHYNQDKTSEFIIKILQFLVPLAILGLAVAVRIYTKSESA, from the exons CCAAGCACAACACCAAGGACGACTGCTGGCTCATCATCGGCGGCAAG GTGTACAATGTGACGAAGTTTCTGGAAGACCACCCAGGAGGCGATGATGTCCTGTTGTCCTCGACTG CCAAGGACGCGACTGATGATTTTGAGGATGTTGGGCACAGCAGCACTGCTCGTGCGATGATGCATGAGTACTACTTGGGCGACATCGACTCATCTACAATCCCTGCCAGGACGAAGTATGTTCCCCCCAAGCAACCACACTACAACCAGGACAAGACCTCGGAGTTCATCATCAAGATCCTCCAGTTCTTGGTTCCCCTCGCGATTTTGGGTTTGGCTGTTGCTGTTAGGatctacaccaagtcggagtCCGCTTAG
- the LOC133883918 gene encoding subtilisin-chymotrypsin inhibitor-2B-like — translation MSSATTEQVECGGGKRSWPEVVGLSVEEAKKVILKDKPDADIVVLPAGSAVTEDFRPNRVRIFVDTVAETPHVG, via the exons ATGAGCTCCGCGACGACGGAACAGGTGGAGTGCGGCGGCGGC AAGAGGTcgtggccggaggtggtgggGCTGAGCgtggaggaggccaagaagGTGATCCTCAAGGACAAGCCCGACGCCGACATCGTCGTCCTGCCCGCCGGCTCGGCTGTGACCGAGGACTTCCGCCCCAACCGCGTCCGCATCTTCGTCGACACCGTCGCCGAGACGCCCCATGTCGGCTAG
- the LOC133884974 gene encoding replication protein A 70 kDa DNA-binding subunit A-like has translation MYAEIASDNIKDKKALLAEGKVYTLKRFRVLKSKPSYRPVDSEFMIEITCHTLIEENSGHQSTIPLYTYSLTRFSDLPTLVGETRHFIDVIGLITEVADTTTLQLANQSKPTTRRAITLRDNSNYEIKLYLWGQRASEFNADEIYTIGQKEPVVAIFVGLLMKSYRGEHSLSGNTACRWYINPNLPEAHTVLANLHGSFQPVQHAAMDQQPPIPQLPPAEPEQKTLEAMFSISPYDFPVKYTTSFNFN, from the exons ATGTACGCTGAAATTGCCTCGGACAATATCAAAGACAAGAAAGCTTTGCTCGCTGAAGGGAAGGTATACACCCTAAAGAGATTCAGGGTGCTCAAATCAAAACCCTCTTACAGACCTGTTGACTCAGAATTTATGATCGAAATTACCTGTCATACCTTGATTGAAGAGAACAGTGGCCACCAATCTACCATTCCGCTATACACCTATAGTCTAACGCGATTCTCTGATTTGCCTACGCTTGTTGGGGAGACCAGGCACTTTATTG ATGTTATTGGTTTAATCACTGAGGTTGCTGATACAACCACACTCCAGCTAGCTAATCAAAGCAAACCCACAACCCGAAGGGCTATCACATTGAGAGACAACAG CAACTATGAGATCAAACTGTATCTTTGGGGACAAAGAGCTTCTGAATTTAATGCTGATGAAATATACACAATTGGCCAAAAAGAACCAGTTGTGGCTATCTTTGTTGGACTTCTTATGAAATCTTACAGAG GCGAACATTCGCTAAGTGGTAATACAGCTTGCCGGTGGTACATAAATCCTAATCTCCCTGAAGCTCACACTGTCCTAGCAAA CCTCCACGGTAGTTTCCAGCCTGTGCAACACGCCGCAATGGATCAGCAGCCTCCTATTCCCCAGCTCCCACCTGCTGAACCAGAACAGAAAACTTTAGAGGCGATGTTTAGTATCAGTCCATACGACTTCCCAGTTAAGTATACTACCAGTTTTAACTTCAATTGA